The following proteins are co-located in the Nitrospirota bacterium genome:
- a CDS encoding NUDIX hydrolase, with protein sequence MKYCSQCGAPVSLKVPPGDNLPRHVCEACQAIHYLNPKIVVGCIPEWEGRILLCRRAIEPRAGLWTIPGGFMETGEHAVQAAARETREEAKAEVEITGLFALFSLPHVSQVYMIFRGTMRSPDFGPGSESLEAQLFDYDKIPWETLAFPVIHEALTRYVRDLARGQFDVHVDVVDRPWPG encoded by the coding sequence ATGAAGTACTGCAGCCAGTGCGGCGCGCCGGTCTCCCTCAAGGTGCCGCCGGGCGACAACCTCCCGCGCCACGTGTGCGAAGCCTGCCAGGCCATCCACTACCTGAACCCCAAGATCGTCGTCGGCTGCATTCCCGAATGGGAGGGCCGGATTCTCCTCTGCCGCCGGGCGATCGAGCCGAGAGCCGGGCTCTGGACCATCCCGGGTGGCTTCATGGAGACGGGCGAGCATGCGGTGCAGGCGGCGGCCCGGGAGACGAGAGAGGAGGCCAAGGCGGAGGTGGAGATCACCGGCCTTTTCGCCCTGTTCAGCCTCCCGCACGTGAGCCAGGTCTACATGATCTTCCGGGGGACGATGCGCAGCCCCGACTTCGGGCCGGGCAGCGAGAGCCTGGAGGCGCAGCTCTTCGACTACGACAAGATTCCCTGGGAGACCCTCGCCTTCCCCGTCATCCACGAGGCGCTGACTCGCTACGTGCGGGACCTGGCGCGCGGCCAGTTCGACGTGCACGTGGACGTGGTGGACCGGCCTTGGCCCGGCTGA
- a CDS encoding DNA methyltransferase yields the protein MPLAHRTIKSRSQNGTLPLFSLSAPSSSKLGKYQIFHVDAFEWLAHVAPNSIHAVVTDPPYGLVEYTPRELEKLRKGRGGVWRIPPAFDGCQRKPLPRFTVLSERDRTELRTFFQRLAESLMPVLVPGAHLFIATNPLVSYLVYEPFVAAGYEKRGEIIRVVYTLRGGDRPKNAHEEFPEISVMPKSCWEPWGLFRKPCEGRVQDNLRKWKTGGLRRISAEEPFKDLIYSSPARGIERGIAPHPSLKPQHFVRQLVRAALPFGQGVILDPFMGAGSTIAAASACGLRSIGLEINSEYYQLATKAIPALADLKPKEGNGNGSQRGL from the coding sequence ATGCCTCTGGCTCATCGCACGATAAAGAGCCGTAGCCAGAACGGGACCCTCCCTCTCTTTTCTCTCTCCGCTCCTTCCTCTTCAAAGCTCGGCAAGTACCAGATTTTCCACGTTGACGCGTTCGAATGGTTGGCGCATGTCGCGCCCAATTCCATCCACGCCGTCGTGACAGACCCGCCTTACGGCCTCGTCGAATACACCCCGCGGGAGCTTGAAAAATTGCGCAAGGGGCGCGGGGGAGTGTGGCGAATCCCTCCCGCCTTCGATGGATGCCAACGCAAGCCGTTGCCCCGTTTCACCGTTCTGAGCGAACGGGATCGGACGGAGCTGCGCACGTTCTTCCAGCGCCTGGCCGAAAGCCTCATGCCCGTGCTTGTCCCGGGGGCTCATCTCTTCATTGCCACCAACCCGCTGGTTTCCTATCTCGTGTATGAGCCATTCGTCGCGGCCGGCTACGAAAAGCGAGGGGAGATTATCCGGGTCGTCTACACCCTGCGGGGTGGGGATCGGCCGAAGAATGCTCATGAAGAGTTCCCGGAAATCTCCGTCATGCCCAAGTCCTGCTGGGAGCCCTGGGGGCTCTTCCGCAAACCATGTGAAGGACGGGTCCAAGACAACCTGCGGAAGTGGAAGACCGGGGGACTGCGGCGGATATCGGCGGAGGAGCCCTTCAAAGACTTGATCTATTCCTCTCCAGCCCGCGGGATTGAACGTGGTATCGCCCCACACCCCTCTCTCAAGCCTCAACATTTCGTGCGCCAACTTGTCCGGGCGGCCTTGCCGTTTGGACAGGGTGTGATCCTCGATCCGTTCATGGGGGCGGGCTCGACCATTGCGGCGGCCTCTGCCTGTGGCCTACGGAGCATCGGTCTAGAGATCAATTCGGAGTATTACCAGCTCGCGACCAAGGCCATTCCTGCCCTCGCGGACCTCAAGCCAAAGGAAGGCAACGGGAATGGCTCGCAAAGAGGACTTTAA
- a CDS encoding peroxiredoxin yields the protein MPELKVGDPAPDFSLPCESGEVVSLAGLRGKQVVLYFYPKDDTSGCTVEACGFRDQIAAIERAEAVVLGISPDDRGSHQRFIEKFSLPFRLLVDEDGTVQKAYGVYRPLINGLIGPRRRTFVIDQAGRLKAIFPKVRVHGHAQEVLTALRS from the coding sequence ATGCCCGAATTGAAGGTCGGCGACCCGGCGCCGGACTTCTCGCTTCCCTGCGAGAGCGGGGAGGTCGTCTCGCTCGCAGGGCTCCGCGGGAAGCAGGTGGTCCTCTATTTCTATCCCAAGGACGACACCTCCGGCTGCACGGTCGAAGCCTGCGGATTCCGCGACCAGATCGCCGCGATCGAGCGGGCCGAGGCGGTCGTGCTGGGCATCAGCCCCGACGACCGGGGCTCCCACCAACGGTTCATCGAGAAATTCTCCCTGCCCTTCCGGCTGCTCGTTGACGAGGACGGGACCGTGCAGAAGGCCTACGGGGTCTACCGCCCGCTCATCAACGGGCTGATCGGACCCAGGCGCCGCACCTTCGTCATTGACCAAGCCGGCCGCCTCAAGGCCATCTTCCCCAAGGTCCGCGTTCACGGCCACGCGCAGGAAGTCCTCACGGCCCTCAGGTCCTAA
- a CDS encoding aldo/keto reductase codes for MQYRRLGKTGYQVSEIGFGAWGIGGTMWVGAEDKESVAALHAAIDAGTNFIDTALVYGDGHSEQLVGQVVRSRKERIYVASKVPPKNEHWPAQPADRAQDCFPPSHIIESTEQSLRNLKLDCLDLQQLHVWRDEWMEDRSWLDALLQLKAQGKVRAIGVSINDHEPDSALKLVTSGLIDTVQVIFNIFDQSPVETLFPACLQHDVGLLARCPFDEGGLTGTITPETTFPASDWRNEYFRGDRKAQVAARAAKLTPLLGAEAKTLPELALRYCLAQPAVSTVIPGMRTKKHVQANCSVSDGRRLSEGLLASLGRHVWLRNFYD; via the coding sequence GTGCAATACCGGCGGCTGGGCAAGACCGGCTATCAGGTGTCCGAGATCGGGTTCGGCGCCTGGGGCATCGGCGGAACCATGTGGGTCGGGGCGGAGGACAAGGAATCCGTCGCCGCCCTCCACGCCGCGATCGACGCCGGCACCAATTTCATTGACACGGCTCTGGTCTATGGGGACGGACACAGCGAGCAGCTCGTCGGGCAGGTGGTGCGGTCCCGCAAGGAGCGGATCTACGTGGCGAGCAAGGTCCCGCCGAAGAACGAGCACTGGCCGGCCCAGCCAGCGGACCGGGCGCAGGACTGTTTTCCCCCCTCCCACATCATCGAGTCCACCGAGCAGAGCCTGCGCAACCTGAAGCTGGACTGCCTCGACCTCCAGCAGCTCCACGTCTGGCGCGACGAATGGATGGAGGACCGGAGCTGGCTGGACGCGCTGCTGCAGTTGAAGGCCCAGGGCAAGGTCCGGGCCATCGGCGTCTCGATCAACGACCATGAGCCGGACTCGGCGCTCAAGCTGGTGACCAGCGGCCTGATTGACACGGTCCAGGTCATCTTCAACATCTTCGACCAGTCTCCCGTGGAGACCCTCTTCCCGGCCTGCCTGCAGCACGACGTGGGCCTGCTGGCCCGCTGCCCATTCGACGAAGGGGGGTTGACCGGCACGATCACGCCCGAAACGACGTTCCCCGCAAGCGACTGGCGGAACGAGTACTTCCGCGGGGACCGCAAGGCCCAGGTGGCGGCGCGCGCCGCCAAGCTCACGCCGCTGCTCGGCGCCGAGGCCAAAACCCTGCCGGAGCTGGCCCTCCGCTACTGCCTGGCCCAGCCGGCGGTCAGCACGGTGATCCCGGGCATGAGGACCAAAAAGCACGTCCAGGCCAACTGCTCGGTCTCGGACGGACGCCGCCTGAGCGAGGGGCTCCTCGCCTCTCTCGGCCGGCACGTCTGGCTGCGGAACTTTTACGACTGA
- a CDS encoding transglycosylase SLT domain-containing protein, with protein sequence MRGRSAMGLAGGLALATALWGSVATIPVSAGDAFEEINKRFQQKQQELDDSLRAVQEQYRAKRTAMEAQWKRREQEIEARWQQRKREIEQKWDRALRSTPTSWVDYSSDDEARSVVDFENGTVEVTALAPVGETGSWPAAPAAVAALASGPAGSGRALAVPVSLRAEVAGVPQPLVLAALPAAWAKMLRQFEQVFSQEAKSGQPVLANQVVSRAGQPVDKQTVKAYVQDEVLPGAVVGEKPVPSRDGVARIQVTARVKMAPDHVKKRAQQYQDVVPAYAKQHGLDPRLLYAIIHTESFFNPKAQSPLPTYGLMQLVPRGAARDAYNFLYKDDRVLDDEYLLDPAHNVELGAAYLRLLRKQLFATLDDGDKKNYLLICAFKWGPENTQSKILKQVRVQDLTDTQIFSLLTQRTPEETSAYLKQVRDRMQLYGDQAP encoded by the coding sequence ATGCGGGGCAGATCGGCGATGGGACTGGCAGGGGGGCTGGCGCTGGCGACGGCGCTGTGGGGATCGGTCGCGACCATCCCCGTTTCGGCGGGCGATGCCTTCGAAGAAATCAACAAACGCTTCCAGCAGAAGCAACAGGAGCTCGACGACTCGCTCCGTGCCGTGCAGGAGCAGTATCGGGCCAAGCGGACGGCCATGGAGGCCCAGTGGAAACGGCGGGAGCAGGAGATCGAGGCCCGGTGGCAGCAGAGGAAGCGGGAGATCGAGCAGAAGTGGGACCGGGCCCTCCGGTCCACCCCCACGTCCTGGGTGGACTATTCATCCGACGACGAGGCGCGGAGCGTCGTGGACTTCGAGAACGGCACGGTGGAGGTCACGGCCCTGGCTCCGGTCGGGGAGACTGGCTCGTGGCCGGCGGCGCCGGCCGCGGTCGCCGCGCTCGCATCCGGGCCGGCCGGCTCCGGCAGGGCGCTGGCCGTGCCCGTTTCGCTGCGCGCCGAGGTCGCCGGGGTCCCGCAGCCGCTGGTGCTGGCCGCGCTCCCGGCCGCCTGGGCCAAGATGCTCCGCCAGTTCGAGCAGGTCTTCTCACAGGAAGCCAAGTCCGGGCAGCCGGTGCTGGCGAACCAGGTGGTGAGCCGGGCCGGCCAGCCGGTGGACAAACAGACGGTGAAGGCCTACGTGCAGGACGAGGTCCTGCCGGGTGCGGTGGTGGGCGAGAAGCCGGTGCCGTCCCGGGACGGCGTGGCGCGGATTCAGGTGACGGCCCGGGTCAAGATGGCTCCGGACCACGTGAAAAAGCGGGCCCAGCAGTACCAGGACGTGGTCCCGGCGTACGCCAAGCAGCACGGGCTGGATCCCCGTCTGCTCTACGCGATCATCCACACGGAATCCTTCTTCAATCCCAAGGCCCAGTCTCCCCTCCCCACCTACGGGCTCATGCAGCTCGTGCCCCGCGGTGCGGCCCGCGACGCCTACAACTTCCTCTACAAGGACGACCGGGTGCTCGACGATGAATATCTCCTGGATCCGGCCCACAACGTCGAGTTGGGGGCGGCCTACCTCCGCCTGCTGCGGAAGCAGCTCTTCGCCACCCTCGACGACGGGGACAAGAAGAACTACCTGTTGATCTGCGCGTTCAAGTGGGGGCCGGAGAACACCCAGAGCAAAATTCTGAAGCAGGTGCGGGTGCAGGACCTGACCGACACGCAGATCTTCAGCCTGCTCACCCAGCGGACGCCGGAAGAGACCAGCGCCTACCTCAAGCAGGTCCGTGACCGGATGCAGCTCTACGGGGACCAGGCCCCCTGA
- a CDS encoding serine/threonine-protein kinase, with protein sequence MGTLLSRQRLAEWTIGGLLSLLVLVGYFADWPLIHRLDTLTYDLLAPLRAHGQPSDQIVIVGVDDDSLTRIGRWPWPRTTIGELVDILRESGAKVIGLALPLSEPDQSQGLQEIRAIRRELAVQAEALATDLAAAPKPADADLRLQEVYAGLLHDLGEVEIRLDHDTKLAEALARTPQAVLPVAFELGPPLGAETEEPTGPILASATSLVENPGDRLLFPPVEARKLIPPLPAFQHERLASGHLALRPDGDGVLRRDLLLVEYRGRFYPSLALRTVTAFLDQPADQVRVQLGSRVSVGAVPIPTDLSLRLPVSFNGPAGTFKTVPAHAVLTGEALPATFRGKLVLVGLLAGGAADRHATPVAQAVPGVEVVANVAQNILAQNFLSVPDWAPMCELGTLVLVGAFLVAGLPRLTMRLAGLAVLVTLIALAAFASFLYVSSGSVLSVAPAGLLLVAGYLVVGAKRFFLTEQRQELAEADSIETNKMLGLSFQGQGMLDLAFEKFRRCPLDGSVKGLLYNLGLDFERKRMFNKAVAVYEHIQTEDRSYKDVGKRIARLKEVGETLIFGAGGLKKAGPEGTVLVESAGIRPTLGRYEVVKELGRGAMGVVYLGKDPKIQRSVAIKTMRLDEVDQDQVAGVKERFFREAESAGRLSHPNIVTIFDAGEEQELGYIAMEVLDGTDLKDRCRKDNLLPVPQVLELVATVADALDYAHRQGIVHRDIKPANIMLMKDGTVKVTDFGIARIAASSKTQTGVVLGTPSYMSPEQVAGTKVDGRSDLFSLGVVLFELLTGEKPFQAESVATLLFQIANQPHPTPNQVRAELPSCCQAVVDRALQKDAAQRYQRGKDMARDLRACLQTLAG encoded by the coding sequence GTGGGCACCCTTCTCTCCCGCCAACGGTTGGCCGAATGGACGATCGGGGGACTGCTCTCCCTCCTGGTCCTCGTCGGCTACTTCGCGGACTGGCCCCTCATCCACCGTCTCGACACCCTGACCTACGACCTGCTGGCGCCGTTGCGGGCCCACGGCCAGCCGTCCGACCAGATCGTGATCGTGGGGGTGGACGACGACAGCCTGACCCGCATCGGCCGCTGGCCCTGGCCCCGCACGACGATCGGCGAGCTCGTCGACATCCTGCGGGAGAGCGGGGCGAAGGTGATCGGCCTGGCCCTCCCCCTGTCCGAGCCGGATCAGAGCCAGGGGTTGCAGGAGATTCGCGCGATCCGGCGCGAGCTGGCGGTGCAGGCGGAGGCGCTGGCGACGGACCTTGCCGCTGCGCCCAAGCCGGCGGACGCCGACCTGCGGCTCCAGGAGGTCTACGCGGGGTTGCTGCACGATCTCGGCGAGGTGGAGATCCGGTTGGATCACGACACCAAGCTGGCTGAAGCCCTGGCCCGGACCCCGCAGGCCGTCCTGCCGGTCGCCTTCGAGCTCGGCCCGCCGCTGGGAGCCGAGACCGAGGAGCCGACCGGGCCGATCCTGGCCAGCGCCACCAGCCTCGTCGAGAATCCCGGCGACCGGCTGCTCTTTCCGCCCGTCGAGGCCCGGAAGCTGATCCCGCCCCTCCCCGCCTTCCAGCACGAGAGGCTGGCCTCCGGCCACCTGGCCCTCCGCCCGGACGGGGACGGGGTCCTGCGCCGGGACCTGCTGCTCGTGGAGTACCGCGGCCGCTTCTACCCCTCGCTGGCGTTGCGCACCGTGACCGCCTTCCTCGACCAGCCGGCCGACCAGGTGCGCGTCCAGTTGGGCAGCCGGGTCTCGGTCGGGGCCGTGCCGATTCCCACCGATCTCTCGCTCCGGCTGCCGGTCAGCTTCAACGGGCCGGCCGGCACCTTCAAGACCGTTCCGGCCCATGCGGTCCTCACCGGCGAGGCGCTGCCGGCCACGTTCCGCGGGAAGCTCGTGCTCGTGGGCCTCCTGGCCGGCGGGGCGGCGGACCGTCACGCAACGCCCGTGGCGCAAGCCGTTCCCGGCGTCGAGGTCGTGGCCAACGTGGCCCAGAACATCCTCGCGCAGAACTTCCTCTCCGTCCCGGACTGGGCGCCCATGTGCGAGCTGGGGACGCTCGTGCTCGTCGGAGCCTTTCTGGTCGCGGGCCTGCCGCGCCTGACCATGAGACTCGCGGGGCTCGCGGTGCTCGTGACGTTGATCGCGCTGGCCGCCTTCGCCTCGTTTCTGTACGTCTCCTCCGGCTCCGTGCTCTCAGTCGCCCCGGCCGGCCTGCTGCTCGTGGCGGGCTACCTCGTGGTCGGAGCCAAGCGGTTCTTCCTGACCGAGCAGCGGCAGGAGCTGGCTGAAGCGGACTCGATCGAGACCAACAAGATGCTGGGACTCTCGTTCCAGGGCCAAGGGATGCTGGACCTGGCCTTTGAGAAGTTCCGCAGGTGCCCGCTGGACGGGTCCGTGAAGGGATTGCTCTACAACCTGGGGCTGGACTTCGAGCGGAAGCGGATGTTCAACAAGGCGGTCGCTGTCTACGAGCACATCCAGACCGAGGACCGGTCCTACAAGGACGTGGGGAAGCGGATCGCACGGTTGAAGGAAGTCGGGGAAACGCTGATCTTCGGCGCCGGCGGGCTCAAAAAGGCCGGGCCGGAGGGCACGGTGCTGGTGGAAAGCGCGGGGATCAGGCCGACGCTGGGCCGCTACGAGGTCGTCAAGGAGCTGGGCCGCGGCGCGATGGGTGTGGTCTATCTGGGCAAGGACCCCAAAATCCAGCGGTCCGTGGCCATCAAGACGATGCGGCTGGACGAGGTGGACCAGGATCAGGTCGCGGGGGTGAAGGAGCGGTTCTTCCGCGAGGCGGAATCGGCCGGCCGCCTGTCCCACCCCAACATCGTCACGATCTTCGACGCGGGTGAGGAGCAGGAGCTCGGCTACATCGCGATGGAGGTGCTGGACGGCACGGACCTCAAGGATCGCTGCCGGAAGGACAACCTCCTGCCCGTGCCGCAGGTGCTGGAGCTCGTGGCGACCGTGGCGGACGCGCTTGACTACGCCCACCGGCAGGGCATCGTGCACCGGGACATCAAGCCGGCCAACATCATGTTGATGAAGGACGGGACCGTGAAGGTGACCGACTTCGGCATCGCGCGGATCGCGGCCTCGTCCAAGACCCAGACCGGCGTCGTGCTCGGCACGCCCAGCTACATGTCGCCCGAGCAGGTGGCCGGCACCAAGGTGGACGGGCGCTCGGACCTTTTCTCGCTGGGGGTGGTGCTCTTCGAGTTGCTGACCGGCGAGAAGCCGTTCCAGGCCGAGAGCGTGGCGACCCTCCTGTTCCAGATCGCCAACCAGCCCCACCCGACTCCGAATCAGGTCCGGGCCGAGCTCCCGTCCTGCTGTCAGGCCGTGGTGGACCGGGCGCTGCAGAAGGACGCGGCGCAGCGGTACCAGCGGGGGAAGGACATGGCGCGGGACCTGCGGGCCTGCCTGCAGACGCTCGCCGGGTGA
- a CDS encoding Stp1/IreP family PP2C-type Ser/Thr phosphatase: MDIAFGARTDVGLKRAHNEDSFCADPGLGLFVVCDGMGGQNAGEVASHLAVEVIQKHLLEARDGVGRPVIGQYDDRFSPRTNRLASAIRLANQIIHGAAQIKPEQAGMGTTVVSALITNQVLSVAHVGDSRLYLVRGDSLEPLTADHSLVAEQVRRGLLTEEEAELSPQRNIVTRALGVEESVEVDLDELPLMQGDRLLLCSDGLTRGVKSGDIMNVLRGEGDPQAACDELVRLANGAGGEDNTTVVLVALRTSSRGRIWTTIRRRWAAMWSS, encoded by the coding sequence ATGGACATCGCGTTCGGGGCCAGGACCGACGTCGGGCTCAAGCGGGCCCACAACGAGGACAGTTTTTGCGCAGACCCGGGGCTGGGCCTGTTCGTCGTCTGTGACGGGATGGGGGGGCAAAACGCCGGGGAGGTGGCCAGCCACCTGGCGGTGGAGGTCATCCAGAAACACCTGTTGGAGGCGCGGGACGGGGTCGGTCGCCCCGTGATCGGCCAGTACGACGATCGCTTCTCCCCCAGGACGAACCGGCTGGCCAGCGCGATCCGGCTCGCCAACCAAATCATTCACGGAGCCGCGCAGATCAAGCCGGAGCAGGCCGGCATGGGCACGACGGTCGTCTCCGCCCTGATCACGAATCAAGTCCTCTCGGTCGCGCACGTGGGCGACAGCCGCCTCTACCTGGTCCGGGGCGACAGCCTGGAGCCGCTGACCGCCGACCATTCGCTGGTGGCCGAGCAGGTGCGGCGCGGCCTGCTCACCGAGGAGGAGGCGGAGCTGTCTCCCCAGCGCAATATCGTGACGAGGGCCCTGGGCGTCGAGGAATCGGTCGAGGTCGATCTGGACGAGCTCCCGTTGATGCAGGGCGACCGGCTGCTCCTCTGCTCGGACGGCTTGACGCGGGGAGTCAAATCGGGTGATATCATGAATGTCCTCCGGGGCGAGGGGGATCCGCAGGCGGCCTGCGACGAGTTGGTGCGCCTGGCGAACGGGGCGGGCGGAGAGGACAACACGACGGTGGTTCTGGTGGCTTTGCGGACTTCGTCCCGCGGTCGGATCTGGACGACGATTCGCCGTCGGTGGGCCGCGATGTGGTCATCGTAG
- a CDS encoding FHA domain-containing protein: MPKIFLKFNEAVLKEIQLDRPQLTIGRKPDNDLVIDNPAVSGHHARIVQEEGAYVIEDLGSTNGTFVNDKRIEKRPLQDHDRVLIGKHLLLYQDEARAAPPPSPPKAFDSDKTVILDTQKQRELLKAEQATAPAKPREKVGVLQVVSGQTDRKEYQLTGRLAIIGSQDGATVRLTGWFAPKVAALIGRRSDSYNVSMSEEGKKILLNGTPVQGRSDLKDGDLLEVAGVKMYFYLKD, encoded by the coding sequence ATGCCGAAGATCTTCCTCAAATTCAACGAGGCCGTGCTCAAGGAGATTCAGCTCGACCGGCCGCAGCTCACGATCGGCCGGAAGCCGGACAACGACCTGGTCATCGACAACCCGGCGGTGTCGGGGCACCACGCGCGCATCGTCCAGGAGGAGGGCGCCTACGTCATCGAAGACCTGGGCAGCACGAACGGCACGTTCGTCAACGACAAGCGGATCGAGAAGCGGCCGTTGCAGGACCATGACCGGGTGCTCATCGGCAAGCACCTGCTCCTGTACCAGGACGAAGCCAGGGCCGCGCCGCCCCCCTCGCCGCCCAAGGCCTTCGACTCGGACAAGACCGTGATCCTGGATACGCAGAAGCAACGGGAGCTGTTGAAGGCCGAGCAGGCAACGGCTCCCGCCAAGCCGAGGGAAAAGGTCGGCGTGCTGCAGGTGGTCTCCGGACAGACGGATCGCAAGGAATACCAGCTCACCGGGCGCCTGGCGATCATCGGCTCCCAGGACGGGGCGACGGTCCGGCTCACCGGCTGGTTCGCCCCCAAGGTGGCGGCCTTGATCGGGCGGCGCAGCGACAGCTACAACGTCAGCATGTCGGAAGAGGGCAAGAAGATCCTGCTCAACGGCACCCCGGTCCAGGGCCGCAGCGACCTCAAGGATGGAGACCTGCTGGAGGTCGCCGGCGTCAAGATGTACTTCTATCTGAAGGATTAG
- a CDS encoding ankyrin repeat domain-containing protein, translating to MPLFLSGCLFSLLTAAGSGDTKAVLDALGEGTDVNAAVPLVGTRALTLAAAHGHLDTVRALLDKGADVNASDLTGWTPLHAAAYKGDPEVIQLLVEKGALVSASNWYTPTPLAVAESLEHGPAVETLKKLAPSGAPAASVPN from the coding sequence TTGCCGCTCTTCTTGTCCGGCTGCCTCTTCTCGCTGCTGACCGCCGCCGGGAGCGGCGACACGAAGGCGGTCCTCGATGCACTCGGCGAGGGCACCGACGTCAATGCCGCCGTGCCCCTCGTCGGCACCCGTGCGCTGACCCTGGCCGCGGCGCACGGCCATCTCGACACGGTCCGCGCCCTGCTGGACAAGGGAGCGGACGTCAACGCCTCCGACCTGACCGGCTGGACCCCCCTCCACGCCGCCGCCTACAAGGGCGACCCAGAGGTCATCCAACTGCTGGTGGAGAAGGGCGCCCTCGTCTCGGCGTCGAACTGGTACACCCCCACCCCTCTGGCCGTGGCCGAGAGCCTGGAGCATGGCCCAGCCGTGGAGACGCTCAAGAAGCTGGCTCCGAGCGGCGCGCCTGCCGCATCGGTCCCCAACTGA